A single window of Labeo rohita strain BAU-BD-2019 chromosome 4, IGBB_LRoh.1.0, whole genome shotgun sequence DNA harbors:
- the LOC127164226 gene encoding gastrula zinc finger protein XlCGF8.2DB-like isoform X1 translates to MAFIKEESEEMKIKKVFSMKQEDTEEQTAVVFIKEESEEMKIKKVFSMKHEDTEKQTVVAVIKVESEDMEIEETFMVKHEDTEEQTDPVALKEEKEVLNETKEKDQYENLQKTGTRSVAEQENPKVHTGESPFTCQECGKSFSHEVDLEMHVKIHTDQKSSKCNQCGKSFSRKQNLKRHARTHTENKPHRCQQCGVCFAEHGHLEIHMRLHKGESPFVCQQCGKSFICKASLDSHTRIHIGEKRFACPQCGKRFNQRGNLKTHIRIHTRKSSFTCQQCGKCFTHIGSLTGHMRTHTGEKPYTCSQCGDSFGQFGNLKLHMRIHTGEKPYSV, encoded by the exons ATGGCGTTTATTAAAGAGGAAAGTGAAGAGATgaagattaaaaaagtattcaGCATGAAACAagaagatactgaggaacaaactGCGGTGGTGTTTATTAAAGAGGAAAGTGAAGAGATgaagattaaaaaagtattcagcatgaaacatgaagatactgagaAACAAACAGTGGTGGCGGTTATTAAAGTAGAGAGTGAAGACATGGAGATTGAAGAAACATTCATGGtaaaacatgaagatactgaggaacaaacag ACCCAGTGGCACTGAAAGAGGAGAAAGAAGTACTCAATGAAACCAAAGAGAAAGATCAATATGAGAATCTTCAAAAGACAGGAACTAGAAGCGTTGCTGAACAGGAAAACCCTAAAGTGCACACTGGGGAGAGCCCTTTTACCTGCCAagagtgtggaaagagtttctcTCATGAAGTAGATCTGGAGATGCATGTAAAAATTCACACTGACCAAAAGTCTTCCAAATGCAatcagtgtggaaaaagtttctctagaaaacaaaacttaaagaGGCACGCGAGAACTCACACTGAAAACAAGCCACACAGATGCCAACAGTGTGGAGTGTGTTTTGCTGAACATGGACACCTTGAAATCCACATGAGACTTCATAAAGGGGAGAGCCCTTTTGTTTGTCAgcagtgtggaaaaagtttcatTTGTAAAGCAAGTCTTGACAGTCACACAAGAATTCACATTGGAGAAAAGCGTTTCGcatgccctcagtgtggaaaacGTTTCAATCAACGAGGAAACCTTAAAACCCACATTAGAATACACACTAGAAAGAGTTCcttcacctgccaacagtgtggaaagtgtTTCACTCATATAGGAAGTCTTACCGGGCACATGAGaactcacactggagagaagccttacacGTGCTCTCAGTGTGGAGACAGTTTTGGACAGTTTGGAAACCTTAAACTCCACATGAgaatccacactggagaaaagccttaCAGTGTGTAA
- the LOC127164190 gene encoding gastrula zinc finger protein XlCGF57.1-like isoform X1, with product MACIKEESEEMKIEETIRVKLEDTEEQTDLMPLKEEEEELDEIEEEYQYEDLQKTGTRRDFACFRFGKSFSQQGNLEVHMRIHTGEKPFTCEQCGKRFTRKIGLSRHMRIHTGEKPYTCPQCGKRFCQSGNLKIHMRIHSGKSYFTCKQCGKSFTQKISHDKHMRIHTGEKPYTCPLCGMSFTLKENFTRHLRIHPGENLYTCQHCGESFAQHENLTVHMRVHTEEKPYLCPQCGKSFHHHRNLTAHMNVHTGKKPFTCQQCGKRFTRKIGLKRHMRIHNGESPFTCQQCGRRFTQKGSLNRHMTMHTGEKPYTCQQCRKTFTRKIGLERHVRIHTGEKPYKCQQCGKGFIQQGNLTVHMRIHNGENPFTCQQCGRCFNHKGSLNRHMRTHTGERPYACHQCGKSFDQYGNLKVHMKIHAKASDNDMIIITI from the exons ATGGCGTgtattaaagaggagagtgaagagaTGAAGATTGAAGAAACGATCAGAGTCAAACttgaagatactgaggaacaaacag ACCTAATGCCCCTgaaagaagaggaagaagaactTGATGAAATTGAAGAGGAATATCAGTATGAGGATCTTCAAAAGACAGGAACTAGACGTGACTTCGCTTGTTTTCGGTTtggaaagagtttcagtcaACAAGGAAACCTTGAagtccacatgagaattcacactggagaaaagcctttCACCTGCGAACAGTGTGGAAAACGTTTCACTCGTAAAATAGGTCTTTCAaggcacatgagaattcacactggtgAAAAGCCTTACACATGCCCTCAATGTGGAAAACGTTTCTGTCAAAGTGGAAACCTTAAAatccacatgagaattcacagtGGGAAGAGCTATTTTACCTGCAAACAGTGTGGGAAaagtttcactcaaaaaataagTCATGACAagcacatgagaattcacaccggAGAAAAGCCTTATACCTGCCCTCTGTGCGGAATGAGTTTCACCCTAAAAGAAAACTTTACCAGGCATCTGAGAATTCACCCGGGAGAAAATCTTTACACATGCCAACACTGTGGAGAGAGTTTTGCTCAACAtgaaaaccttactgttcacatgagagttcacacagaAGAGAAGCCTTACTTatgtcctcagtgtggaaaaagtttccATCATCATAGAAACCTTACAGCTCACATGAATGTTCACACTGGAAAAAAGCctttcacctgccaacagtgtggaaaacgTTTCACTCGTAAAATAGGTCTTAAAAGACACATGAGAATACACAATGGAGAAAGTCCcttcacctgccaacagtgtggaagaAGGTTCACTCAAAAAGGAAGCCTTAACAGGCACATGACAATGCACACAGGGGAGAAGCCTTACACATGCCAGCAGTGTAGAAAAACCTTCACTCGTAAAATAGGTCTTGAAAGGCAtgtgagaattcacactggagaaaagccttacaaatgccaacagtgtggaaaaggTTTCATTCAACAAGGAAACCTGACAGTCCACATGAGAATACACAATGGAGAGAATCCCTTCACCTGCCAACAATGTGGAAGATGCTTCAATCATAAAGGAAGCCTTAACAGGCACATGAGaactcacactggagagagGCCTTACGCATGccatcagtgtggaaagagttttgaTCAGTATGGAAACCTTAAAGTCCACATGAAAATCCACGCTAAGGCATCTGACAATGACatgataattatcacaatataa
- the LOC127164190 gene encoding gastrula zinc finger protein XlCGF57.1-like isoform X2 — MPLKEEEEELDEIEEEYQYEDLQKTGTRRDFACFRFGKSFSQQGNLEVHMRIHTGEKPFTCEQCGKRFTRKIGLSRHMRIHTGEKPYTCPQCGKRFCQSGNLKIHMRIHSGKSYFTCKQCGKSFTQKISHDKHMRIHTGEKPYTCPLCGMSFTLKENFTRHLRIHPGENLYTCQHCGESFAQHENLTVHMRVHTEEKPYLCPQCGKSFHHHRNLTAHMNVHTGKKPFTCQQCGKRFTRKIGLKRHMRIHNGESPFTCQQCGRRFTQKGSLNRHMTMHTGEKPYTCQQCRKTFTRKIGLERHVRIHTGEKPYKCQQCGKGFIQQGNLTVHMRIHNGENPFTCQQCGRCFNHKGSLNRHMRTHTGERPYACHQCGKSFDQYGNLKVHMKIHAKASDNDMIIITI, encoded by the coding sequence ATGCCCCTgaaagaagaggaagaagaactTGATGAAATTGAAGAGGAATATCAGTATGAGGATCTTCAAAAGACAGGAACTAGACGTGACTTCGCTTGTTTTCGGTTtggaaagagtttcagtcaACAAGGAAACCTTGAagtccacatgagaattcacactggagaaaagcctttCACCTGCGAACAGTGTGGAAAACGTTTCACTCGTAAAATAGGTCTTTCAaggcacatgagaattcacactggtgAAAAGCCTTACACATGCCCTCAATGTGGAAAACGTTTCTGTCAAAGTGGAAACCTTAAAatccacatgagaattcacagtGGGAAGAGCTATTTTACCTGCAAACAGTGTGGGAAaagtttcactcaaaaaataagTCATGACAagcacatgagaattcacaccggAGAAAAGCCTTATACCTGCCCTCTGTGCGGAATGAGTTTCACCCTAAAAGAAAACTTTACCAGGCATCTGAGAATTCACCCGGGAGAAAATCTTTACACATGCCAACACTGTGGAGAGAGTTTTGCTCAACAtgaaaaccttactgttcacatgagagttcacacagaAGAGAAGCCTTACTTatgtcctcagtgtggaaaaagtttccATCATCATAGAAACCTTACAGCTCACATGAATGTTCACACTGGAAAAAAGCctttcacctgccaacagtgtggaaaacgTTTCACTCGTAAAATAGGTCTTAAAAGACACATGAGAATACACAATGGAGAAAGTCCcttcacctgccaacagtgtggaagaAGGTTCACTCAAAAAGGAAGCCTTAACAGGCACATGACAATGCACACAGGGGAGAAGCCTTACACATGCCAGCAGTGTAGAAAAACCTTCACTCGTAAAATAGGTCTTGAAAGGCAtgtgagaattcacactggagaaaagccttacaaatgccaacagtgtggaaaaggTTTCATTCAACAAGGAAACCTGACAGTCCACATGAGAATACACAATGGAGAGAATCCCTTCACCTGCCAACAATGTGGAAGATGCTTCAATCATAAAGGAAGCCTTAACAGGCACATGAGaactcacactggagagagGCCTTACGCATGccatcagtgtggaaagagttttgaTCAGTATGGAAACCTTAAAGTCCACATGAAAATCCACGCTAAGGCATCTGACAATGACatgataattatcacaatataa
- the LOC127164226 gene encoding gastrula zinc finger protein XlCGF57.1-like isoform X2 yields the protein MAFIKEESEEMKIKKVFSMKQEDTEEQTAVVFIKEESEEMKIKKVFSMKHEDTEKQTVVAVIKVESEDMEIEETFMVKHEDTEEQTDLMVLKQESQDLAETEEKQHDFITGEKSFCCLQTENNSSQIAEETGIISHFTCQQCGKSFGKKRKLKIHLKVHSGEKPYTCQQCGRSFPRKDNLKIHMRIHTGEKPFVCGQCGKSFPHKATFYTHMRIHTGEPYTCKLCGKTANRKGNLKAHMRVHTGEKPYTCEQCGKCFVRREGLSKHMENHSKENSFICHQCGMSFTDRNHLQRHIITHTGEKPYTCPECGNSFTRLESLKVHMRIHTGESPYTCQQCGMSFTHKSTINAHMRLHTGEKPYICPHCGKCFKHQGTINGHMRIHTGEKPFTCDQCGKRFRSKVNLNCHMKIHSRENIFICHLCERSFTEREHLKNHIITHTGEKPFMCLHCGKSFTVKGNLKTHMRIHSGEKPFTCLQCEMSFTYTTDLKRHLQTHSGKKLQCSLV from the exons ATGGCGTTTATTAAAGAGGAAAGTGAAGAGATgaagattaaaaaagtattcaGCATGAAACAagaagatactgaggaacaaactGCGGTGGTGTTTATTAAAGAGGAAAGTGAAGAGATgaagattaaaaaagtattcagcatgaaacatgaagatactgagaAACAAACAGTGGTGGCGGTTATTAAAGTAGAGAGTGAAGACATGGAGATTGAAGAAACATTCATGGtaaaacatgaagatactgaggaacaaacag aCCTGATGGTGCTAAAACAAGAGAGTCAAGACCTGGCTGAAACAGAAGAGAAACAACATGATTTCATAACTGGAGAAAAATCTTTTTGTTGCCTACAGACTGAAAACAATTCCTCTCAAATAGCCGAGGAGACTGGAATTATAAGTCATTTCACCTGCCagcagtgtggaaagagttttggTAAAAAAAGAAAGCTTAAAATTCATTTGAAAGTTCACAgtggagagaagccttacacctgccaacagtgtggaaggAGTTTCCCTCGAAAAGATAATCTTAAGattcacatgagaattcacactggagagaagccgtttGTTTGTGGTCAGTGTGGCAAGAGTTTCCCACATAAAGCAACCTTTTATactcacatgagaattcacaccggAGAGCCGTACACTTGCAAACTGTGTGGAAAAACGGCGAATCGAAAAGGAAATCTTAAGGctcacatgagagttcacactggagagaagccttacacATGTGAGCAGTGTGGAAAATGTTTTGTACGTAGGGAAGGCCTTAGTAAGCACATGGAAAATCACTCAAAAGAGAACTCTTTTATATGCCATCAGTGTGGAATGAGTTTCACAGACAGGAATCACCTTCAGAGGCACATAATAACTCAC actggagagaagccttacacATGCCCTGAGTGTGGAAATAGTTTCACTCGATTAGAAAGTCTTAAagtccacatgagaattcacactggagagagccCTTACACCTGTCAACAGTGTGGAATGAGTTTTACACACAAATCAACAATTAATGCCCACATGAGACTtcatactggagagaaaccttacatATGCCCTCACTGTGGAAAGTGTTTTAAACATCAAGGAACCATTAACggccacatgagaattcacactggagaaaagccgttcacatgtgatcagtgtggaaaaAGGTTCAGAAGTAAAGTAAACCTCAATTGCCACATGAAGATTCACTCAAGAGAGAACATTTTTATATGCCATCTTTGTGAAAGGAGTTTCACAGAGAGGGAACATCTTAAGAATCACATAATTAcgcacactggagagaagcctttcatGTGCCTTcactgtggaaagagtttcacagTTAAAGGAAACCTAAAGACTCACATGAGGATTCACTCTGGAGAGAAGCCGTTCACGTGTCTACAGTGTGAAATGAGTTTCACATATACCACAGATCTGAAACGTCATTTGCAAACTCATTCTGGAAAGAAATTGCAATGTTCCTTGGTATGA
- the LOC127164203 gene encoding gastrula zinc finger protein XlCGF8.2DB isoform X3 yields MAFIKEESEDMKNEEAFRIKHEDTEEQIKIVFIKEESEDMTIEEVKHEDTKEQTDLMALKEESQELNETQEKDQKEKRDFKTEEKSISCSQTEKTSSPKEAHKTQTTNLSSFLIIHTGESSFTCQQCGEIFSQKESLEIHMKIHNEKKPFICVQCGKCFTQKKNLNAHMRIHSGERPHTCELCGKSFIRNGDLKNHIKTHSEEKPFICVQCGKRFTQKKLLTAHMRIHTGEKPFTCPQCGKSFGLKGNLQTHMKIHTGENPFECIQCGKSFIQKKQLDSHMSIHTGEKPYICDQCGMSFRYKESLNYHIKIHSRENSFICS; encoded by the exons ATGGcatttattaaagaggagagtgaagacatgAAGAACGAAGAAGCATTCAGAAtcaaacatgaagatactgaggaacaaataaagattgtgtttattaaagaggagagtgaagacatgACAATCGAAGAagtcaaacatgaagatactaaggaacaaacag ACCTGATGGCGCTGAAAGAGGAGAGTCAAGAACTGAATGAAACACAAGAGAAAGATCAAAAAGAGAAacgtgatttcaaaactgaagaaaaatcGATTAGTTGCTCACAGACTGAAAAGACCTCCTCACCAAAAGAAGCTCAcaaaacacaaactacaaatCTTAGTTCTTTCCTAATAATACATACAGGAGAGAGCTctttcacctgccaacagtgtggagaaattttcagtcaaaaagaaagcCTTGAAATCCACATGAAAATTCACAATGAAAAGAAGCCGTTCATATGCGTTCAGTGTGGAAAGTGtttcacacagaaaaaaaaccttaatgcccacatgagaattcacagcGGAGAGAGACCTCACACCTGCGAACTGTGCGGGAAGAGTTTCATACGAAATGGAGATCTTAAGAACCACATTAAAACTCACAGTGAAGAGAAGCCATTCATATGTGTTCAATGTGGAAAGcgttttacacagaaaaaactCCTTACTgcccacatgagaattcacactggagagaagccgtttacctgccctcagtgtgggaagagtttcgGATTAAAAGGAAACCTTCAGACTcacatgaaaattcacactggagagaatcCATTTGAATGTattcagtgtggaaagagttttatacagaaaaaacaacTTGATTCCCACATGAgtattcacactggagagaagccttacatCTGTGATCAGTGTGGAATGAGTTTCAGATATAAAGAAAGCCTTAATTATCATATAAAGATTCATTCAAGAGAGAACAGTTTTATATGTAGTTAG
- the LOC127164234 gene encoding gastrula zinc finger protein XlCGF8.2DB, whose amino-acid sequence MAFIKEEIEDLKIEEAFNVKHEDAEEQTDLMPLKEESEELNEMQDKDQFKKHNDFINGQKSFSYSQTENTCSQKRAQTTRTRRHFTCQQCGKSFNQQRHLKVHVRIHTGEKPYTCNMCGNGFGRKESLKVHMRVHTGEQSYTCPQCGKGLTQKQTLITHMRIHTGEKPFTCQQCGKSFTQKGNLNVHIMSHIGEKPFICQQCGKRFTQQGSLKIHMRIHYGEKRFTCQQCGKHFIEHRNLKVHMRTHTGEKPFTCQQCGRCFNVKGTLKSHMSIHSGEKPYTCKLCGISFTQQGSFNRHMRTIHLQN is encoded by the exons ATGGcatttattaaagaggagattGAAGATTTGAAGATTGAAGAAGCATTTAATGTCAAACATGAAGAtgctgaggaacaaacag ACCTAATGCCACTGAAAGAGGAAAGTGAAGAACTAAATGAAATGCAAGATAAAGATCAGTTTAAGAAACATAATGATTTCATAAATGGACAAAAGTCATTTAGTTACTCACAAACTGAAAACACTTGTTCACAAAAAAGAGCTCAAACGACTAGAACTAGAAGGCATTttacctgccaacagtgtggaaagagtttcaatCAACAAAGACACCTCAAAGTCCATGTGAGGATTCACACAggagagaagccttacaccTGCAATATGTGTGGAAACGGTTTCGGTCGAAAAGAAAGCCTTAAAGtccacatgagagttcacactggagagcaGTCTTACACCTGCCCTCAATGTGGAAAGGGTTTAACACAGAAACAAACTCTTATTacccacatgagaattcacacaggagagaagcctttcacctgccaacagtgtggaaagagttttaccCAAAAAGGAAACCTGAATGTACACATAATGAGTCACAttggagagaagcctttcatctgccaacagtgtggaaaacgTTTCACTCAACAAGGAAGCCTTAAAATCCACATGAGGATTCACTATGGTGAGAAGCGTTTCACCTGCCAAcaatgtggaaaacatttcattgaaCACAGAAACCTTAAAGTCCACATGAGAAcgcacactggagagaagcctttcacctgccaacagtgcGGAAGATGTTTCAATGTAAAAGGGACCCTTAAAAGCCACATGAGCATCCACAGTGGTGAGAAGCCTTACACCTGCAAACTGTGTGGAATCAGTTTTACTCAGCAAGGAAGCTTTAACAGGCACATGAGAACCATACACCTGCAAAACTAA